A DNA window from Solanum lycopersicum chromosome 3, SLM_r2.1 contains the following coding sequences:
- the LOC138347582 gene encoding uncharacterized protein translates to MVEFTFLLMFTFQLTFTFTLTSEIHIYIDVDVDINVYVNVDVQIYVYIDVNIDVNVDIDVEIHVDIHIDVIIDIDFHVGIHIDVHIYIDVHVDNDILVYVDINVNVHVNVNVHIYGYVDYDFDVDVHVNVHIDVYVDVDIDDHIHVYIQVNVTIDVNIGIDIHIDVEVHVHVNVYLHVHMYVEVDVYAGFHIAIHVDIDIDLDIHIEANVYIFIEVHVHTYFYIDIDVDVHIDIDGICNIRENVLV, encoded by the coding sequence ATGGTGGAGTTTACGTTTTTGTTGATGTTTACATTCCAACTGACATTTACGTTTACATTGACTAGTGAAATTCACATTTATAtagatgttgatgttgacattaacGTTTATGTTAATGTGGATGTTCAAATTTATGTTTACATTGACGTTAACATAGATGTTaatgttgacattgacgttgaaATCCACGTTGATATTCACATTGACGTTATCATTGACATTGACTTTCACGTTGGtattcacattgacgttcacatttacattgatgttcacgttgACAATGATATTTTAGTTTATGTAGACATTAATGTTAACGTTCACGTTAATGTTAATGTTCACATTTATGGTTATGTGGATTATGACTTCGATGTTGACGTTCATGTTAACGTTCACATTGATGTGTACGTCGATGTTGACATTGATGATCACATTCATGTATATATTCAGGTTAACGTTACCATTGACGTTAACATTGGCATTGATATTCACATTGATGTTGAAGTTCACGTTCACGTTAATGTTTATCTTCACGTTCACATGTACGTTGAAGTTGATGTTTACGCTGGCTTTCACATTGCCATTcacgttgacattgacattgacctTGACATTCACATTGAAGCTAATGTTTACATTTTTATTGAAGTTCACGTTCACACTTATttttacattgacattgatgttgacgttcacattgataTTGATGGTATCTGTAACATTCGAGAAAATGTACTCGTCTAG